From Candidatus Omnitrophota bacterium, the proteins below share one genomic window:
- the der gene encoding ribosome biogenesis GTPase Der yields the protein MKKAAHPKIAIVGRPNVGKSSLFNRIIGSRKAIVDSVSGTTRDRLHADIKWKGKTFTIVDTGGFEAVKTGDIARLVLSQLDTAIKEADIIFFVTDVSAGVVHQDLELSARLRKTSKRIYLVVNKADDSSSVNKGMEFFELGLGDPYLVSANNGTGIEKLLDDAAKPMEKTEGILRAASVKVAIVGRPNVGKSSYLNAILKEERVIVNAVAGTTRDSVDTDFLYKDRVYVLIDTAGMRHDAKITESADFYGNVRARESIKRCDVAIALIDGFEGLKEDDARIIDIIIKEGKALVIAVNKWDLTQSVATSVYSDLLIKKMNAAKNFPILFMSSKTGRGVVSSLDAIWSAYERSKTVLAPEEITNLRKALNGDREITGKRIKFLYLAQKTAQPPVFALGVKDVKVINQNTKKYVENFFRREHDFVGVPIVINYENSGGL from the coding sequence TTGAAAAAAGCCGCTCATCCAAAAATAGCTATAGTAGGCCGGCCGAATGTAGGCAAGTCGTCGCTTTTTAACAGGATCATAGGCTCCCGAAAGGCCATAGTGGATTCTGTGTCTGGCACCACGCGTGACAGGCTCCACGCCGATATAAAATGGAAAGGCAAAACCTTTACCATAGTGGATACGGGCGGATTCGAAGCTGTCAAGACCGGCGACATCGCCCGCCTGGTTTTAAGCCAGCTCGATACCGCCATTAAAGAGGCGGATATAATATTTTTTGTAACGGACGTTTCCGCCGGAGTTGTTCATCAGGACTTAGAGCTTTCGGCGAGACTGCGAAAGACATCTAAGCGGATATACCTTGTCGTGAACAAGGCCGATGACAGTTCGAGCGTGAATAAAGGGATGGAATTTTTTGAACTCGGCCTCGGCGATCCTTACCTGGTTTCGGCAAATAACGGTACGGGCATAGAAAAATTACTCGATGACGCTGCCAAGCCGATGGAGAAGACCGAAGGCATCTTAAGAGCCGCCTCGGTCAAAGTCGCCATAGTCGGCCGGCCGAATGTCGGTAAGTCATCCTACCTAAACGCCATTCTCAAGGAGGAGAGGGTAATCGTTAATGCTGTCGCCGGCACCACGCGGGACTCGGTAGATACGGATTTTTTATATAAAGATAGAGTCTATGTGCTCATAGATACCGCCGGCATGAGGCATGACGCCAAAATAACTGAATCTGCCGACTTTTATGGTAATGTCCGCGCAAGGGAGTCGATAAAACGCTGTGATGTAGCGATAGCGCTTATAGACGGTTTTGAGGGATTGAAGGAAGATGACGCGCGCATAATCGATATTATCATAAAAGAGGGCAAGGCGCTTGTCATAGCGGTAAACAAGTGGGACCTGACCCAGAGCGTCGCCACATCCGTATATAGCGATCTGCTTATAAAAAAGATGAATGCCGCCAAAAATTTCCCCATTCTCTTCATGTCGTCCAAGACCGGGCGAGGTGTTGTGTCAAGCCTGGACGCCATATGGTCGGCCTATGAAAGGTCAAAGACCGTTTTGGCGCCCGAAGAAATTACTAACCTGCGTAAAGCGCTGAATGGGGATCGCGAAATAACGGGTAAGAGAATAAAATTTCTATACCTGGCGCAGAAGACAGCCCAGCCTCCCGTCTTCGCGCTTGGCGTTAAAGATGTCAAAGTTATTAATCAAAATACTAAAAAGTATGTAGAGAATTTTTTCAGGAGAGAGCACGATTTTGTAGGAGTGCCGATAGTAATAAATTACGAAAATTCTGGGGGGCTATGA
- a CDS encoding NAD(P)H-dependent oxidoreductase, which translates to MKKKLLHIIATPRFDESRTLKVSNVFLSVFKEKHPDWVIDEINLSTESLPSLTVKRLDGKYELLGGKDLSAESLEAWRDMIKHIERFISADAYLISAPMWNFGIPYMFKHYIDVIVQPKHLFQYTPKGVEGLVKGKKMIVISSRGGDYSSEPMSKMDFHEPYLRSVFGFVGVADITFIKAQPMDMDPAIREGKINQAQSQAKKIAASF; encoded by the coding sequence ATGAAGAAAAAACTATTGCATATAATAGCTACTCCGCGCTTCGATGAATCAAGGACACTTAAAGTTTCAAATGTCTTTCTTTCGGTATTCAAAGAGAAACATCCTGATTGGGTGATTGACGAGATTAACCTGTCGACCGAAAGCCTGCCGTCTCTTACGGTAAAGAGATTGGACGGTAAGTATGAACTATTGGGCGGTAAGGACCTGTCGGCAGAATCTCTGGAGGCCTGGCGGGATATGATAAAACATATAGAGAGATTTATTTCGGCAGACGCGTATTTAATCAGCGCGCCGATGTGGAATTTTGGCATTCCGTATATGTTCAAGCACTACATAGATGTAATAGTCCAACCCAAACATCTATTTCAATATACCCCAAAGGGCGTAGAGGGTCTTGTAAAAGGCAAGAAGATGATAGTCATCTCCAGCCGCGGTGGAGATTATAGCAGTGAGCCCATGAGTAAGATGGATTTTCATGAACCGTACTTGCGTTCGGTATTTGGTTTTGTCGGGGTCGCCGACATAACATTCATAAAAGCGCAGCCTATGGATATGGATCCCGCGATACGGGAAGGGAAGATAAACCAAGCGCAGTCCCAGGCAAAAAAAATCGCGGCGTCATTTTAG